The Schistocerca piceifrons isolate TAMUIC-IGC-003096 chromosome 5, iqSchPice1.1, whole genome shotgun sequence genome has a segment encoding these proteins:
- the LOC124798675 gene encoding lysozyme c-1-like — protein MRNGKVLVLVAGLLVALSAVARGRVITRCELANEILRHNVSVGLVKHWVCLAESESYLTTDHVGENADLSSNYGIFQINQYWCGDSRNPDKCDVKCEDLLNEDLYDDFECALKIYRKRRFSAWDGWRKGCKGVHLENVSTC, from the exons ATGCGGAACGGGAAGGTTCTGGTGTTGGTGGCGGGACTGTTGGTGGCCTTGAGCGCCGTGGCACGAGGCCGCGTCATCACCAGATGCGAGCTTGCCAACGAGATACTCCGCCACAACGTCTCCGTGGGCCTCGTCAAACACT GGGTCTGTCTGGCAGAGAGCGAGAGCTACCTAACTACAGATCACGTTGGTGAAAATGCAGATCTGTCTTCAAATTACGGCATATTTCAG ataAACCAGTACTGGTGTGGTGATTCTCGCAACCCTGACAAGTGTGACGTGAAATGCGAAG ATCTGCTCAACGAAGACCTGTACGACGACTTCGAGTGCGCTCTGAAGATCTACCGCAAGCGGCGCTTCTCAGCCTGGGACGGGTGGCGGAAAGGCTGCAAGGGTGTCCACCTGGAGAACGTGTCCACCTGCTAG